Within Mycoplasmopsis verecunda, the genomic segment AATCACATTAGTTCCTTCACGAATTGATAATAATACTGATTCGTTAATAACATTTTCAAGTTGTGCACCTGAGAATCCAGGTGTTCTTCTTGCTACATTACTGAATGTAATATCTTTAGCAAATCTTTTTCCTTTAGCATGTAGTTTTAAAATAGCTTCACGTTCTTTAACATCAGGTAATCCTACTGTAATAACTCTATCAAAACGACCTGGTCTAGTTAAAGCTGGGTCTAAAACATCTGTACGGTTTGTAGCAGCTATAAATAATAGTCCTGAGTTTTCTTTTATACCATCCATTTCAACAAGAAGTTGGTTAAGTGTTTGTTCACGTTCATCGTGACCTCCACCAATACCACTACCTCTTGTTCTACCGATAGCATCAAGTTCATCAATAAATACTATTGCTGGAGCATTTTTTCTAGCTTCAGCTATTACTTGTCTAACTCTTTTGGCTCCCATACCTACGAATAATTCAACAAAGTTTGAAGCTGATACGAAGTAGAAAGGTACGTCAGCCTCACCAGCTGTTGCTTTAGCTAGAAGAGTTTTTCCTGTTCCGGGAGGACCGCCTAATAAAATACCACGAGGCATTCTAGCACCTGAAACTTCGTACTTTTTAGGATTTTTTAAGTAATCTACTATTTCACTAATTTCTTCAATTGGTTCTTTATTTCCTGCTACATCAGAAAATTTCTTATCTGTTTTAATTTTTTGTGCGGGAGATTGGTCACCAAACATAGAAGAACCTTGACCATTCATCATTTTCATTTGATATCTAAAGATAACAATCATTAAGATAATGAAAATTAATGTTGGTATGAAAGGTAAAATGTATGTTGAGAAGAATCCAGGAGTAGGAGCTTGAACAACATTTCATGCTTTGATAACATCTGAATTTGCAAGTATTTTTCCTAAGTCAAAACCTTGTCCTTTTAATATATCAGTAATAGTACCTACACTACCACCAGTAACAAAGTTTGAAACATAACCTTGGTTATTTACATATGAACCAGTTATCTGGTTTTGAAATGGGTTAAATATAATATCTTTAAATGTACCACCGTCTGGAGTACCAGCAGTAGTTAAATTATGAATAAAATCTGATGTAGATCATTGATTAGGTGCATTTAATTTATTTATTAATAAATAAATACCTATCGCTATTAATAAAATAATAACTATAGATGTAATTACTGAAGATCATATTTTTTTCTTTTTTGATTCCATAGCATCCTTTCTAATAAATTAATAATAATTATACAATGTTATTTTAAAAAATAACATTAGCAAATGTATTATTTACTTGCTAATGTGTAGGATTATTATTTATTTTTAACAAACCTTTTATTTTATAAATATAGATATTATCGGCTAATTTATATTTTGAGGTTCTGTTGTTTGATAATATAAATTGAACAATTGAATTTATTTTTCCTGAAGTTAAATTAATGTGTTCGTAATTTTTATTTATATATTTGTAAACTAATTTATTTTTATATTTTAGATTAATAAATTCATCTTGAGAAAAATTTTTATCTTCTCATAAAACAAATTCTGCATCTATTTTTTTATTAACATGATTTAGTTTTTTGTTTTTTGAAACAAAGTATAAATATCACATATTTTTCTTAAATGGTTGATTATGAAAAGTCATACGGATTTTATTTCTCGTATATTTTGTTCTAAAATTAGAAGAATCAATATGAAATGGTATTCTTTCATAAATACATCTGTGTGCTATATAATCTTTTCAATATTTGTTTACATATGGCCGATATACATTCATTCCATAAACAAAATTATGTTGTTTAATTCCATAAAAATCTTTTTGTCGGTTTGATTCGTATGTCATTAAAGCACTTTCAAAAAAATCATCTTTATTGTGGGCTGTTAATAAAACATCACAATTTTCTTTATCATAAATTTCTTTAAAGAATTTATAACGTTTTTCTCTCGCTCATTGTTCGAAATTACCTTTTTCATAGTCTTCTTTAGCTAATTCTAGAATAAAAAGAGGTATTTTGTTTTTATTGCAAAATTTCTTAACAATTTCAGTTTCAATAGAACTATCTTCTCTTTGATGGTAATTAACATGAGCTACTACTATATTTTGATTTTTATATCTATCTAATAGAAACATACTATCAGATCCACCACTAACTGCAATTAAACATTTATTATATGTAGGTTTAGGCATTTTTGCTTCTTGTATTATATTTATTCATTACAGTTAATATATCATTAAAAGCAAATGAAATCGCAGCATTAGCAGCTCTATCTAAAACAGGTTCTAGTATTTCCATTTGTTCAACAGTGAATCTTCCTAACACAAAATCTCTTAATTGAGATTCATGTGGTGTGGTAATTCCTATTTTTAATCTCTTAAAATCTTGAGAACCTAATTGTTGCACAATACTTCTTACACCATTATGTGATCCACCGGATCCACCTATTTTTATGGTGCTTTTTCCTAAGGGGTAGTCTTTTTCATCGTGTATAACCAAAATATCATCTGGTGATATTTTAAAGAAATTACATAAAGCAGCTACAAAACTTCCTGAATCATTCATATAAGTTAATGGTTTAGCAATAATTAAATCATCAACTTTTGCATAAACACCATTAAATTTATTTTTATTTAATTCAATTTGTAATTTTTTACATATTTTATCTATTGTTAAGAAACCTGCATTATGTCTTGTAAATTTGTATTGTTCACCAGGATTTCCTAATCCAACTATTAATTTCATATTATTCTCCATTTAAAAAGTGTGCAAAATGAGTTAATATTGGTTTTTCATAAACATTGCTTCTTAATATTACTTCATTATAATTTGTATCATTTGTTGTTACTATTACTAGATTTTTCATTGCTCTAGATGCAGCTGTATATAGTAGTTTTTTACTTAACATTCTTTTATGAGATGGGTGTATTAAGAAAATAATAACATCTAATTCACTACCTTGGAATTTATGAATTGTTGTTCCATATGCTAGTGAGACTTGTTCATTAAATTCAGCCTTAGTGTATTTAATTGTCATTTTTCAATTATCTTGTCTTTTGAATGTAACTTCTACACTAGCAATTTCTTTTTTCTTATTTTTATTATTTGTGTATGTTACATCACTTATATAACCTATATCACCATTACAAATATCTTCATTTAGTCTATTTTCTAATTGAATTACTTTATCTCCTATTTTAAAACTTACTGGACGACCATTTCTCTTATAAGATAAAAATGGTTCATTTTTAGGGTTAATTTCATTTTGAATTAATCTATTAATTTCAAATAAACCATTATCACCTTTATATGTAGGGCATAGTAATATAACATTTTCTAGGCCGTATTTTTTCACTTTATTTTTGTATATTTCAACAACTTTTTGATTAATATCTTGATAAGAAGCTTGGCATAAATCAACTTCATCTTTTTTAAATTCAGGATATCCATTATTTCTTATTTCATTAAAGTGTTTTCAAAT encodes:
- the ftsH gene encoding ATP-dependent zinc metalloprotease FtsH, whose product is MESKKKKIWSSVITSIVIILLIAIGIYLLINKLNAPNQWSTSDFIHNLTTAGTPDGGTFKDIIFNPFQNQITGSYVNNQGYVSNFVTGGSVGTITDILKGQGFDLGKILANSDVIKAWNVVQAPTPGFFSTYILPFIPTLIFIILMIVIFRYQMKMMNGQGSSMFGDQSPAQKIKTDKKFSDVAGNKEPIEEISEIVDYLKNPKKYEVSGARMPRGILLGGPPGTGKTLLAKATAGEADVPFYFVSASNFVELFVGMGAKRVRQVIAEARKNAPAIVFIDELDAIGRTRGSGIGGGHDEREQTLNQLLVEMDGIKENSGLLFIAATNRTDVLDPALTRPGRFDRVITVGLPDVKEREAILKLHAKGKRFAKDITFSNVARRTPGFSGAQLENVINESVLLSIREGTNVITRDQIDEAIDRVMAGPAKKSRTITKEELTMVAYHEAGHAVVGIKVPGGNKVQKITIIPRGQAGGYNLMMPENEKYNYTKTELLASVASFMGGRAAEEFIYGEQNISTGASDDIAKATNIARRMVTEFGMSDLGPIKYQEEEGSPFLGKTLATSSSLSNQVSHEIDLEIRKIMLEAKKIASEVIKENTKLLELIKTLLLEKETIVAEEIDYIAKNLELPPREIEKKEENEQPLNLDDLIKMTSENNNQDFDNLSQDDKNILLRKHEIDKAREQARLDMRAKEIEDARKQARNNK
- the tilS gene encoding tRNA lysidine(34) synthetase TilS, with protein sequence MPKPTYNKCLIAVSGGSDSMFLLDRYKNQNIVVAHVNYHQREDSSIETEIVKKFCNKNKIPLFILELAKEDYEKGNFEQWAREKRYKFFKEIYDKENCDVLLTAHNKDDFFESALMTYESNRQKDFYGIKQHNFVYGMNVYRPYVNKYWKDYIAHRCIYERIPFHIDSSNFRTKYTRNKIRMTFHNQPFKKNMWYLYFVSKNKKLNHVNKKIDAEFVLWEDKNFSQDEFINLKYKNKLVYKYINKNYEHINLTSGKINSIVQFILSNNRTSKYKLADNIYIYKIKGLLKINNNPTH
- the pth gene encoding aminoacyl-tRNA hydrolase, encoding MKLIVGLGNPGEQYKFTRHNAGFLTIDKICKKLQIELNKNKFNGVYAKVDDLIIAKPLTYMNDSGSFVAALCNFFKISPDDILVIHDEKDYPLGKSTIKIGGSGGSHNGVRSIVQQLGSQDFKRLKIGITTPHESQLRDFVLGRFTVEQMEILEPVLDRAANAAISFAFNDILTVMNKYNTRSKNA